A section of the Larus michahellis chromosome 1, bLarMic1.1, whole genome shotgun sequence genome encodes:
- the GET1 gene encoding guided entry of tail-anchored proteins factor 1 — protein sequence MAESGAWLLVLSSVFLCNALKILLPSCSSIISRLLQKDAEQESQMRAEIQNMKQELSTISMMDEFARYARLERKINKMTDKLKTHVKARTAQLAKIKWVINIVFYILQAALMISLIWKYYSEPVTVLPSKWLAPLERLVAFPTGVAGGVGITCWLVVCNKVVAIMLHPFS from the exons ATGGCGGAGAGCGGCGCCtggctgctggtgctgagctctGTCTTCCTCTGCAACGCGCTCAAGAtcctcctgccctcctgctcctccatc aTATCCAGATTGTTACAAAAGGATGCAGAGCAGGAGTCCCAAATGAGAGCTGAAATTCAGAACATGAAACAAGAACTCTCAACGATTAGTATGATGGATGAGTTTGCTAGATATGCCCgtctggaaagaaaaattaacaaaatgacTGACAAGCTTAAAACTCATG tgAAAGCACGAACTGCCCAATTAGCCAAAATAAAGTGGGTTATAAATATTGTATTCTACATCTTACaa GCGGCGTTGATGATCTCTCTGATTTGGAAGTACTATTCTGAGCCAGTTACAGTGCTTCCAAGCAAATGGCTTGCTCCGCTGGAGCGCCTGGTAGCCTTTCCTACGGGGGTGGCAG GTGGTGTTGGAATTACGTGTTGGCTTGTGGTTTGTAATAAAGTTGTAGCTATCATGCTACACCCTTTCAGCTGA